A single window of Catenulispora sp. MAP5-51 DNA harbors:
- a CDS encoding cobalamin B12-binding domain-containing protein: protein MTDIAVPQRKRFLVTSVSSDAHMWNLVFLQLLLEEREGDVINLGVCVPDEVIIEECLSSRPDVVVVSTVNGHGHIDGLRLIRKLRAIPELADVKIVIGGKLGVKGAENAKYGAELVAEGFDAAFESGAGLADFETFLGSIRSQPRTAVLAATVPAGSEFVTSGLVTAGSPA, encoded by the coding sequence ATGACTGACATTGCCGTCCCTCAACGAAAGAGATTTCTTGTCACGAGCGTCTCCTCCGACGCACACATGTGGAATCTGGTCTTCCTGCAGCTTCTCCTCGAAGAACGCGAAGGCGATGTGATCAACCTCGGCGTCTGCGTGCCGGACGAAGTGATCATCGAAGAATGCCTGAGCAGCCGGCCCGACGTCGTCGTGGTGAGCACGGTCAACGGCCACGGGCACATCGACGGGCTGCGGCTGATCCGCAAGCTCCGTGCGATTCCGGAACTGGCCGACGTGAAAATCGTGATCGGCGGCAAGCTCGGGGTCAAGGGCGCCGAGAATGCGAAGTACGGCGCCGAACTCGTCGCCGAGGGATTCGACGCGGCATTCGAATCCGGCGCCGGGCTCGCCGATTTCGAGACTTTTCTCGGCTCCATTCGGAGTCAGCCGCGCACCGCGGTTCTGGCCGCGACCGTGCCCGCCGGATCAGAGTTCGTCACCTCCGGGCTCGTCACCGCCGGCAGCCCGGCATGA
- a CDS encoding methylaspartate mutase has protein sequence MSADIVAAGAPQTGNQNAVIPGTVIPGAVGTSRTVEPIGRFSKFVNQARQQGRLVVQPRMGFGELDRMQAGLEAVRASRATAIGTITVDSYTRVNDHDSARRALAEGSDLNGFPVVAHGADKVRSMMSGVSGDGFPIQFRHGSALPYELFQALVEVGADATEGGPVSYCLPYSRVPLARAVAAWAECCRLLADRPEPMHLESFGGCMLGQMCPPSLLIALSVLEGMFFREHGLQSISVSYAQQTHPEQDLEALAALRALAGQRLGGMDWHVVLYTYMGVFPRTAVGAFRILEDSARLAVRSGTERLIVKTPAEAHRIPTVAENVDALEFAAAVAEDEAGTFGATPVPVADTGIYEEARMLIDTTLEFGDTVGSALITAFARGHLDVPYCLHLDNANRSRADIDSRGRLRWSDPGSMPLRVNAGGERAPKTTAVGLIDMLGYNERRFDREQLVGGHIKGLR, from the coding sequence ATGAGCGCCGACATCGTCGCGGCCGGGGCGCCGCAGACCGGGAACCAGAACGCTGTCATACCCGGCACCGTCATACCCGGCGCCGTCGGAACGAGCAGGACCGTCGAGCCGATCGGACGCTTCTCGAAGTTCGTGAACCAGGCACGGCAGCAGGGGCGCCTGGTCGTCCAGCCGCGCATGGGGTTCGGCGAGCTCGACCGCATGCAGGCCGGCCTGGAGGCGGTGCGCGCCAGCCGCGCCACGGCCATCGGGACCATCACCGTGGACAGCTACACGCGGGTCAACGACCATGACTCGGCCCGGCGCGCGCTGGCCGAGGGCAGCGACCTGAACGGGTTCCCGGTCGTCGCCCACGGCGCGGACAAGGTCCGCTCCATGATGTCCGGGGTGTCCGGCGACGGGTTCCCCATCCAGTTCCGGCACGGCTCGGCGCTCCCCTACGAGCTCTTCCAGGCTCTGGTCGAGGTCGGGGCGGACGCCACCGAGGGCGGCCCGGTCTCCTACTGCCTGCCCTACAGCCGGGTTCCGCTGGCCCGGGCGGTCGCCGCGTGGGCCGAGTGCTGCCGGCTGCTGGCCGACCGGCCCGAGCCGATGCACCTGGAGAGCTTCGGCGGCTGCATGCTCGGCCAGATGTGCCCGCCCAGCCTGCTGATCGCGCTGAGCGTGCTGGAGGGGATGTTCTTCCGCGAGCACGGCTTGCAGAGCATCTCGGTCAGCTACGCGCAGCAGACACACCCGGAGCAGGACCTGGAGGCCCTGGCCGCACTGCGTGCGCTGGCCGGCCAGCGGCTCGGGGGCATGGACTGGCACGTCGTCCTCTACACCTACATGGGCGTCTTCCCGCGGACCGCGGTGGGGGCGTTCCGGATCCTCGAGGACAGCGCACGGCTGGCGGTCCGCAGCGGTACCGAGCGGCTGATCGTGAAAACGCCCGCGGAGGCGCACCGGATCCCGACCGTCGCGGAGAACGTCGACGCGCTGGAGTTCGCAGCCGCCGTCGCCGAGGACGAGGCCGGGACGTTCGGCGCGACGCCCGTGCCGGTGGCCGACACCGGCATCTACGAGGAAGCCCGGATGCTCATCGACACCACGCTGGAGTTCGGCGACACCGTCGGCTCGGCGCTGATAACCGCCTTCGCACGCGGCCACCTGGACGTCCCCTACTGCCTGCACCTGGACAACGCCAACCGCTCGCGCGCCGACATCGACTCGCGAGGCCGGCTGCGCTGGTCCGACCCCGGCTCGATGCCCCTGCGGGTGAACGCCGGCGGCGAGCGCGCGCCGAAGACCACCGCCGTCGGGCTGATCGACATGCTCGGCTACAACGAACGCCGCTTCGACCGCGAGCAGCTGGTCGGCGGCCACATCAAGGGACTGCGATGA
- a CDS encoding transporter substrate-binding domain-containing protein, which produces MSTATLARTTTGTTTDTTADTTAGTTAGTTARTADTLAAVRAAGTVRAVVSRGIRGLSSPDADGVWRGLDADVARAVAAAALGDADAVSWLPTEPAARLEPLVAGQADVVTANLTWTLGRESGSVLFAGVTCYDGEGFLVRTADGITDPVQLAGRKVATQAGTTSAANLAAWFGARGLAVEPIAYPTPAETLAGYASGECAAYVLDCVALAGERAALEEPGEHRILDTTISREPMGLAVRDDDPVWFRLCRWVLQLLVAAEHAADQAAPDGRQAALDAVAQAAGRHGPQLGVDEQWAARILDSVGTYGDIYARNLGPSSGLDVPRGLNALWTHGGLHYPMPVH; this is translated from the coding sequence ATGAGTACCGCGACACTGGCTCGTACCACTACCGGCACCACTACTGACACCACTGCTGACACGACTGCCGGCACCACCGCCGGCACCACCGCCCGCACCGCCGACACGCTGGCCGCCGTCAGGGCCGCCGGGACCGTTCGCGCCGTGGTCAGCCGCGGCATCCGCGGCCTGTCCAGTCCGGACGCCGACGGAGTCTGGCGGGGCCTGGACGCCGACGTGGCCCGGGCGGTCGCCGCCGCGGCGCTCGGCGACGCGGACGCGGTCAGCTGGCTCCCGACCGAGCCCGCCGCCCGGCTCGAGCCGCTCGTGGCCGGCCAGGCGGACGTGGTGACCGCGAACCTGACCTGGACGCTGGGCCGCGAATCAGGGTCCGTACTGTTCGCCGGCGTCACCTGTTACGACGGCGAGGGCTTCCTGGTCCGCACGGCCGACGGCATCACCGACCCGGTGCAGCTGGCCGGCCGGAAGGTGGCCACGCAGGCCGGCACCACCAGCGCGGCCAACCTCGCGGCCTGGTTCGGCGCACGCGGCCTGGCCGTGGAGCCGATCGCCTACCCGACTCCGGCCGAAACGCTGGCCGGCTACGCCTCCGGCGAGTGCGCGGCCTACGTGCTGGACTGCGTCGCGCTGGCCGGCGAGCGGGCCGCGCTGGAGGAACCGGGCGAGCACCGGATCCTGGACACGACGATCTCCCGCGAGCCGATGGGCCTGGCGGTCCGCGACGACGATCCGGTGTGGTTCCGGCTGTGCCGCTGGGTGCTACAGCTCCTGGTCGCCGCCGAGCACGCCGCCGACCAGGCCGCCCCCGACGGCCGCCAGGCCGCCCTGGACGCGGTCGCGCAGGCCGCGGGCCGGCACGGGCCGCAGCTCGGGGTCGACGAGCAGTGGGCGGCCCGAATCCTGGACTCGGTCGGCACCTACGGCGACATCTACGCCCGCAACCTCGGCCCGTCGTCCGGCCTGGACGTGCCGCGAGGGCTGAACGCCCTGTGGACGCACGGCGGCCTGCACTACCCCATGCCGGTGCACTGA
- a CDS encoding DMT family transporter, with product MSQPVSPPAAQQERKGAFELTFAMILSGTIGVFVVESGASPFNVVFFRCVFGAIALGSYCLARGYFKNHGFTAKKLGLTALGGIFIVFNWVLLFSSYTKTSISVATVVYHTQPFYVVLLGAVLFRDKLTASKIGWLVVAFAGLVLVAGVSSSDLSGNSTYLVGLGQALLAAVFYALSTVITKRVTGVRPHLIALVQVLLGIPLLLPFAAFGQTADLGARWGWLVGIGLIHTGVMYVLMYSAYQKLPTPKIAVLAFIYPAMAMVMDWLVFGHHVSVVQALGIPMIVTASLGVNLGWRFGPRRRTAPAAVTTAANTASTTNTAAASSTTAEPAPSVETKSVPLVPATSTGGTR from the coding sequence ATGTCTCAGCCCGTCTCACCGCCCGCAGCCCAGCAGGAGAGGAAGGGAGCCTTCGAGCTCACCTTCGCGATGATCCTCTCAGGCACCATCGGCGTGTTCGTCGTGGAGTCCGGGGCCTCGCCCTTCAACGTCGTGTTCTTCCGCTGCGTGTTCGGCGCCATCGCGCTCGGCTCGTACTGCCTGGCCCGCGGCTACTTCAAGAACCACGGGTTCACGGCCAAGAAGCTGGGGCTGACCGCCCTGGGCGGCATCTTCATCGTCTTCAACTGGGTGCTGCTGTTCTCCTCCTACACCAAGACCTCGATCTCGGTGGCCACGGTCGTCTACCACACGCAACCCTTCTACGTCGTCCTGCTGGGCGCCGTGCTCTTCCGGGACAAGCTGACCGCCAGCAAGATCGGCTGGCTGGTCGTCGCCTTCGCCGGCCTGGTCCTGGTGGCCGGCGTGTCCTCCTCGGACCTCAGCGGGAACAGCACCTACCTGGTGGGCCTGGGACAGGCGCTGCTGGCAGCGGTCTTCTACGCCCTGTCCACCGTCATCACCAAGCGCGTGACCGGCGTGCGCCCGCACCTGATCGCCCTGGTCCAGGTCCTGCTGGGGATCCCGCTGCTGCTGCCCTTCGCCGCCTTCGGCCAGACCGCCGACCTCGGGGCGCGCTGGGGCTGGCTGGTCGGCATCGGCCTGATCCACACCGGCGTGATGTACGTGCTGATGTACTCCGCCTACCAGAAGCTGCCCACCCCGAAGATCGCGGTGCTGGCCTTCATCTACCCGGCGATGGCGATGGTCATGGACTGGCTGGTCTTCGGCCACCACGTCTCGGTGGTCCAGGCGCTGGGCATCCCGATGATCGTCACCGCCAGCCTGGGCGTGAACCTCGGGTGGCGCTTCGGGCCGCGCCGCCGGACCGCTCCGGCCGCCGTCACCACCGCGGCCAACACGGCCAGCACGACCAACACCGCCGCCGCATCCAGCACCACCGCCGAACCGGCCCCGTCCGTCGAAACCAAGTCCGTCCCGCTGGTCCCCGCCACTTCCACCGGAGGCACCCGATGA
- a CDS encoding aspartate-semialdehyde dehydrogenase: MTLVTDPTAPRIAIVGATGVVGTTLAGLIEDRGFRYREVHLVASARSAGRRLTVEGHEYEVENLEGFDFSQVDLAFFSAGGSISTKYAPAAVEQGALVIDNTSAFRMDPDTPLVVPQVNAHELDKRPVSGIIANPNCSTIPLVRLLQTVEQRWGIRQAVVSTYQAASGQGHGGIEELHEATRATLQDPDDPGPAERFHPSLSFNVIPSIDRMLDSGFTFEEQKMLQESRKILGLPHLDVTTTCVRVPVVNSHSEAAWVECQNVVDREELVELLTALPEVTVHDRDTLGAFPTPRTAGNPNHVHVGRIRVAPHNPRGFWLWIVADNVRIGAALNALQIAEALTERGVV; this comes from the coding sequence ATGACTCTCGTCACAGATCCCACGGCTCCCCGCATCGCCATCGTCGGCGCCACCGGCGTGGTCGGGACCACCCTGGCCGGCCTGATCGAGGACCGCGGCTTCCGCTACCGCGAGGTCCACCTGGTCGCCTCGGCCCGCTCGGCCGGCCGCAGGCTGACCGTGGAAGGGCACGAATACGAGGTCGAGAACCTCGAAGGATTCGACTTCTCCCAAGTGGACCTGGCCTTCTTCTCCGCCGGCGGCTCGATCAGCACCAAGTACGCACCGGCCGCCGTCGAGCAGGGCGCCCTGGTCATCGACAACACCAGCGCCTTCCGGATGGACCCGGACACCCCTCTGGTCGTCCCCCAGGTCAACGCCCACGAGTTGGACAAGCGCCCGGTCAGCGGCATCATCGCCAACCCGAACTGCTCCACGATCCCGCTGGTGCGGCTGCTGCAGACGGTGGAACAGCGCTGGGGCATCCGCCAGGCGGTCGTGAGCACCTACCAGGCGGCGTCCGGCCAGGGCCACGGCGGCATCGAGGAGCTGCACGAGGCCACCCGGGCCACGTTGCAGGACCCTGACGACCCGGGCCCGGCCGAGCGGTTCCACCCCTCCCTGTCGTTCAACGTGATCCCGAGCATCGACCGGATGCTGGACAGCGGCTTCACCTTCGAGGAGCAGAAGATGCTCCAGGAGTCCCGCAAGATCCTGGGCCTGCCGCATCTGGACGTGACCACCACGTGCGTCCGGGTGCCGGTGGTCAACAGCCACTCCGAGGCGGCCTGGGTCGAGTGCCAGAACGTGGTCGACCGCGAGGAGCTGGTCGAGCTGCTGACCGCGCTGCCCGAGGTGACCGTGCACGACAGGGACACGCTGGGCGCCTTCCCGACGCCCCGCACCGCCGGCAACCCCAACCACGTGCACGTGGGCCGGATCCGGGTCGCGCCGCACAACCCCCGCGGGTTCTGGCTGTGGATCGTCGCCGACAACGTGCGCATAGGCGCCGCCCTGAACGCCCTGCAGATCGCCGAGGCGCTGACCGAACGAGGTGTGGTGTGA
- a CDS encoding aspartate kinase, which translates to MNTIPATPAAATPAVLKFGGSSFATAGAYQDIAGALAQRVHTENRQLAVIVSAMPGETESLRSRLAEVNPHPADASTAGLLTLADTISAHLLAAALHEAGLRATVLAGHELGFTTDSTFMWARLLTADPAPLAAALAENDVVVIPGGQAVDAIGRPTWLGKNSSDLSALIVAATLRASECEIYSDVDGVYSSDPNAVTGTRLLEQISYDSAALMSLHGAKVLHRHAVRLAKQHGITIVCRLNKAPFPSGTTIGPDGSAADAVVLNKKSVVLEFADAAAADIAHGTFHAQGLDSVRLETGAHVALTNGYLDLEGFGARHKLPAYHAVGIPVGEVSGSQVVTTIAADVAEAVEVAQQVHDALYARTRQPAYA; encoded by the coding sequence GTGAACACGATCCCTGCGACCCCCGCGGCCGCGACCCCGGCCGTGCTGAAGTTCGGCGGGTCCAGCTTCGCCACAGCGGGCGCCTACCAGGACATCGCCGGCGCCCTGGCCCAGCGGGTCCACACCGAGAACCGGCAGCTGGCGGTGATCGTCAGCGCGATGCCCGGCGAGACCGAGTCGCTGCGGAGCCGGCTGGCCGAAGTCAACCCGCACCCGGCTGACGCCAGTACCGCCGGACTGCTCACCCTGGCCGACACGATCAGCGCGCACCTGCTCGCCGCCGCGCTGCACGAGGCGGGCCTGCGGGCCACCGTGCTGGCCGGGCACGAGCTCGGCTTCACCACCGACAGCACCTTCATGTGGGCCCGGCTGCTCACGGCCGACCCGGCACCGCTGGCCGCCGCCCTGGCCGAGAACGACGTCGTGGTGATCCCCGGCGGCCAGGCCGTCGACGCCATCGGACGCCCGACCTGGCTGGGCAAGAACAGCTCGGACCTGTCGGCGCTGATCGTGGCCGCGACGCTGCGGGCTTCGGAATGCGAGATCTACTCCGACGTGGACGGCGTCTACAGCAGCGACCCCAACGCGGTCACCGGGACCAGGCTGCTGGAGCAGATCTCCTACGACAGCGCCGCCCTGATGTCGCTGCACGGCGCGAAGGTCCTGCACCGGCACGCGGTGCGCCTGGCCAAGCAGCACGGCATCACCATCGTCTGCCGGCTCAACAAGGCCCCGTTCCCGAGCGGGACGACGATCGGTCCCGACGGCTCCGCGGCCGACGCCGTGGTCCTGAACAAGAAGTCGGTGGTCCTGGAGTTCGCCGACGCCGCCGCCGCCGACATCGCCCACGGCACCTTCCACGCCCAGGGGCTGGACTCGGTGCGGCTGGAGACCGGGGCGCACGTGGCCCTCACCAACGGCTACCTGGACTTGGAAGGGTTCGGCGCGCGCCACAAGCTGCCCGCCTACCACGCCGTCGGCATCCCGGTCGGCGAGGTGTCCGGCAGCCAGGTCGTCACCACGATCGCGGCCGACGTGGCCGAGGCGGTCGAGGTGGCCCAGCAGGTCCACGACGCGCTGTACGCCCGGACCCGGCAGCCGGCCTACGCCTGA
- a CDS encoding TauD/TfdA family dioxygenase: MTASRIANPATLADIVIPDAARDSMGRQLSAMPEPTAQIDWAMARFHQIFATLPVEVLQQILDFGRHSDTPGVGYVRNLPVDAVLPGTPADGGPVNGKPSYVAEGVLLGLSGLLGEPVGFMTEKQGQLVHDVVPVPGGAKTQTNQGSTVFLNFHNDIVHDHIGRYDVSNPDFLVLSCLRADHEGIAATYYADARDIVAALDDHALEILRSPLFRLNAPGSYVRDVAGGGEVLSDPVPILSGPEAFPEIAVSANGVRAMTSGAQAVLDRLQAACREVSHQVFLRPGQALLINNRKGLHARSQFTARYDGEDRWLQRTYVRRSQWNIRYRATEGSRRVHH; encoded by the coding sequence ATGACCGCCTCCCGCATCGCCAACCCCGCGACCCTGGCCGACATCGTGATCCCGGACGCGGCGCGCGACTCGATGGGCCGGCAGCTGTCCGCGATGCCGGAGCCCACGGCGCAGATCGACTGGGCGATGGCCCGCTTCCACCAGATCTTCGCCACGCTGCCGGTCGAGGTGCTGCAGCAGATCCTGGACTTCGGCCGCCACTCGGACACCCCAGGCGTCGGCTACGTCCGCAACCTGCCGGTCGACGCCGTCCTGCCGGGCACCCCGGCCGACGGCGGGCCGGTGAACGGCAAGCCGAGCTACGTGGCCGAGGGCGTGCTGCTGGGCCTGTCCGGACTGCTGGGCGAGCCGGTGGGCTTCATGACCGAGAAGCAGGGGCAGTTGGTGCACGACGTCGTGCCGGTCCCCGGCGGCGCCAAGACGCAGACGAACCAGGGCTCGACGGTCTTCCTGAACTTCCACAACGACATCGTCCACGACCACATCGGCCGCTACGACGTCAGCAACCCCGACTTCCTGGTCCTGAGCTGCCTGCGCGCCGACCACGAGGGCATCGCGGCGACCTACTACGCCGACGCCCGCGACATCGTGGCCGCGCTCGACGACCACGCGCTGGAGATCCTGCGCAGCCCGCTGTTCCGGCTGAACGCCCCCGGCAGCTACGTCCGCGACGTCGCCGGCGGCGGCGAGGTCCTGTCCGATCCGGTGCCGATCCTCAGCGGTCCGGAGGCGTTCCCGGAGATAGCGGTCTCCGCGAACGGCGTGCGCGCCATGACCTCCGGCGCGCAGGCGGTGCTGGACCGCCTGCAGGCCGCCTGCCGCGAGGTCTCCCACCAGGTGTTCCTGCGCCCCGGCCAGGCCCTGCTGATCAACAACCGCAAGGGGCTGCACGCCCGGTCCCAGTTCACCGCCCGCTACGACGGCGAGGACCGTTGGCTGCAGCGGACGTACGTGCGGCGCAGCCAGTGGAACATCCGCTACCGCGCCACGGAGGGGAGCCGCCGCGTGCACCACTGA
- a CDS encoding LysR family transcriptional regulator, whose product MEFQQLVTFQRVATVLSFTRAAADLNYAQSSVTNQIRNLESSLQTELFDRLGSKIQLTDAGQRLLQHTEKLLAMADEARADVAGPAEPSGTLTIGTMESITSYRLPPLLELFHYRYPAVHLALRPSLCADTCRALRQGTFDVGFLMEPDTGHAGLDSVVLAKERLVLVAAPSFPLASAPAVTIEALRKVPVLATESGCSYRDLFEIELTAEQLTPASFLEFGTIEAIKRGVIAGLGVSLLPEITVADEIASGVLKVLPWTPPFEVVIQLAWRRGKRLSRELQLFIDQTIRLVREETPAA is encoded by the coding sequence GTGGAGTTCCAACAACTGGTGACCTTTCAGCGGGTGGCGACCGTGCTCAGCTTCACCCGCGCGGCCGCCGACCTGAACTACGCGCAGTCGAGCGTGACGAACCAGATCAGGAACCTGGAGTCGTCGCTGCAGACCGAACTCTTCGACCGGCTGGGCAGCAAGATCCAGCTGACCGACGCCGGCCAGCGGCTGCTGCAGCACACGGAGAAGCTGCTGGCCATGGCCGACGAGGCCCGGGCCGACGTCGCGGGCCCCGCCGAGCCGTCCGGGACGCTCACGATCGGCACGATGGAGTCCATCACCTCCTACCGGCTGCCGCCGCTGCTGGAGCTGTTCCACTACCGCTACCCGGCGGTCCACCTGGCGCTGCGGCCGAGCCTGTGCGCCGACACCTGCCGGGCGCTGCGCCAGGGGACGTTCGACGTCGGCTTCCTGATGGAGCCGGACACCGGGCACGCCGGGCTGGACTCGGTCGTCCTGGCCAAGGAGCGCCTGGTGCTGGTGGCCGCGCCCTCGTTCCCGCTGGCCTCGGCGCCCGCGGTCACCATCGAGGCGCTGCGCAAGGTCCCGGTCCTGGCCACCGAATCAGGGTGCTCCTACCGCGACCTGTTCGAGATCGAGCTGACCGCCGAGCAGCTCACCCCCGCTTCGTTCCTGGAGTTCGGCACCATCGAGGCGATCAAGCGGGGCGTGATCGCGGGCCTGGGGGTGAGCCTGCTGCCGGAGATCACCGTCGCCGACGAGATCGCCTCCGGCGTGCTGAAGGTGCTGCCGTGGACGCCGCCGTTCGAGGTCGTCATCCAGCTGGCGTGGCGCCGCGGGAAGCGGTTGTCGCGGGAGTTGCAGCTGTTCATCGACCAGACGATCCGCCTGGTGCGGGAAGAGACTCCCGCGGCTTGA
- a CDS encoding PLP-dependent aminotransferase family protein: MTAGALARMVREAPQPDGGHGHHPAYQVLAHAVRTLILDGRISPRTKVPAERELATALGMSRTTVTAAYDLLRREAFLESRRGSGTWTVPTAPRPTPVLRLVHGEADQIDMARPILAGPSSENLARVLSEAAPLIAAHLSDAAPGRHPAGLPDLRAAVAEHYTCRGLPTTPDQIVMTGGPRAGMALATGLFCGPEDRVLVENPTHPEALAVLRSRGLRLIPVPVGAALTSAFLQSVPRLAYLSAGYQVPTGTVLSAESRLEAADAARRAGTWLVADETALEPALDGDGPEPFALGIPRAAADQVIAIGAPTGTPEAGLHVGWIRTTVSAAAALARHQAATGLGGSVLDQIVALDMLRRHDTVLAERRAALRERRAALETALARHLPQWSWRSPAGGLGLWADTGRTGAAALARRAAGAGLTIADGSRFGVDPGGFDHRLHLPYTLPPAVLAEAVRRLAAV, translated from the coding sequence ATGACCGCGGGCGCGCTGGCGCGGATGGTTCGTGAAGCGCCCCAGCCCGATGGCGGACATGGACACCACCCGGCCTACCAGGTGCTGGCCCACGCGGTACGGACCCTGATTCTCGACGGCCGGATCTCGCCGCGCACCAAAGTCCCGGCCGAGCGGGAGCTGGCGACCGCGCTGGGGATGAGCCGGACGACGGTGACCGCCGCCTACGATCTGCTGCGGCGGGAGGCCTTCCTGGAGAGCCGGCGCGGGTCGGGGACTTGGACAGTGCCGACGGCACCGCGGCCCACGCCCGTGCTGCGGCTGGTCCACGGCGAAGCGGACCAGATCGACATGGCGCGTCCGATCCTCGCCGGACCCTCGTCCGAGAACCTGGCGCGGGTGCTGTCCGAAGCGGCACCGCTGATCGCGGCCCACTTGTCCGATGCGGCCCCCGGCCGCCATCCCGCAGGCTTGCCCGACCTGCGCGCCGCCGTCGCGGAGCACTACACGTGCCGCGGTTTGCCGACCACGCCGGACCAGATCGTCATGACCGGCGGACCCCGGGCCGGAATGGCGCTCGCGACCGGCCTGTTCTGCGGCCCTGAAGATCGCGTCCTGGTGGAGAACCCGACGCATCCCGAGGCGCTCGCGGTGCTCCGTTCCAGGGGTCTGCGACTGATCCCGGTCCCGGTCGGCGCCGCCCTGACCTCCGCCTTCCTGCAGAGTGTTCCGCGTCTGGCCTACCTCAGCGCGGGCTACCAAGTCCCGACCGGTACCGTCCTGTCCGCCGAGAGCCGCCTTGAAGCAGCTGATGCGGCCCGGCGCGCCGGAACCTGGCTCGTCGCCGACGAGACCGCACTGGAGCCGGCGCTGGACGGGGACGGGCCCGAGCCCTTCGCCCTCGGAATCCCCCGAGCGGCAGCCGACCAGGTCATCGCCATCGGCGCACCGACCGGGACCCCCGAGGCAGGCCTGCACGTCGGCTGGATCCGCACGACGGTCAGCGCCGCCGCCGCACTAGCCCGCCATCAGGCCGCGACCGGCCTCGGCGGATCAGTGCTCGATCAAATAGTCGCGCTCGACATGCTGCGCCGCCACGACACCGTCCTGGCCGAACGCCGCGCCGCCCTGCGGGAGCGGCGCGCGGCCCTCGAGACGGCGTTGGCCCGGCACCTCCCGCAGTGGTCGTGGCGCAGCCCCGCCGGCGGCCTCGGGCTGTGGGCGGACACCGGCCGGACCGGAGCCGCGGCCCTCGCCCGGCGCGCGGCCGGCGCGGGCCTGACGATCGCCGACGGCTCGCGCTTCGGTGTCGACCCCGGCGGCTTCGACCATCGCCTCCACCTTCCGTACACGCTGCCGCCGGCGGTCCTGGCCGAGGCCGTGCGCCGGCTGGCCGCCGTGTGA